A single region of the Kineosporiaceae bacterium SCSIO 59966 genome encodes:
- a CDS encoding glycosyltransferase, with product MTRGDDFRRIGCAAPRPAASVVVMDLADRAAALTWAAAAAAAWTHLGYPLLMRRAAAGATGPAVAGGRPDDTLPAVTVLVAALDEEQVIGEKVRDCLAQDYPPALLEVLVVADGSTDRTAELARAAGARVLTAPVPAGKSAAVNRGVLAATGELVCLTDANCSLAPGALRALAVAAADPRVAVVSGAKVVVGAGSHGSGEGLYWRLESVVKAGESRFGCVMGAPGEVCAVRRSTFRPIPPGVLNDDYHLVCDALLHGHRVAYAPAARAVETVSASAADEMERRTRIAAGTWQTSLRHLGLADPRRGMTALAFGSHRLLRNHVVPLLLPGLLATSAAAASRHRTARWLLAAQVLGYGAGAAGWVTGRPALGAPTQFLLTNAAAVRGAVRLAARRQPTVWRRAARGPWVPAAPAPATSGKPLQEPPEERTRELVA from the coding sequence GTGACCCGCGGTGACGACTTCCGCCGAATCGGCTGCGCGGCGCCCCGACCGGCTGCGAGCGTGGTCGTCATGGACCTGGCGGACCGCGCCGCGGCGCTCACCTGGGCCGCTGCGGCAGCGGCGGCCTGGACGCACCTCGGCTACCCCCTGCTGATGCGCCGCGCCGCGGCGGGCGCCACCGGCCCGGCGGTCGCCGGCGGTCGACCCGACGACACGCTGCCGGCCGTCACGGTGCTCGTGGCCGCACTCGACGAGGAGCAGGTCATCGGCGAGAAGGTGCGCGACTGCCTGGCGCAGGACTACCCGCCCGCGCTGCTCGAGGTGCTCGTCGTCGCGGACGGGTCCACCGACCGCACCGCTGAGCTGGCCCGGGCCGCGGGTGCCCGGGTGCTCACCGCCCCGGTGCCGGCCGGCAAGAGCGCCGCGGTCAACCGGGGGGTGCTCGCAGCCACCGGGGAGCTCGTCTGCCTCACCGACGCGAACTGCTCCCTGGCCCCCGGTGCCCTGCGCGCGCTGGCCGTCGCGGCAGCGGACCCGCGGGTGGCGGTGGTGAGCGGCGCCAAGGTCGTCGTCGGTGCCGGGTCCCACGGCTCCGGGGAAGGCCTGTACTGGCGGCTGGAGTCGGTGGTCAAGGCCGGCGAGTCCCGGTTCGGATGCGTCATGGGCGCCCCCGGCGAGGTGTGCGCGGTGCGGCGCTCGACGTTCCGGCCAATTCCCCCCGGGGTCCTCAACGACGACTACCACCTGGTCTGCGACGCCCTGCTGCACGGTCACCGGGTGGCCTACGCCCCCGCGGCCCGGGCGGTCGAGACGGTCTCGGCCAGCGCGGCCGACGAGATGGAGCGGCGCACCCGGATCGCCGCCGGCACCTGGCAGACCTCGCTGCGGCACCTGGGCCTGGCCGACCCCCGGCGCGGGATGACGGCGCTCGCGTTCGGGTCCCACCGGCTGCTGCGCAACCACGTCGTCCCGCTCCTGCTGCCCGGGCTGCTGGCGACGTCCGCGGCGGCGGCGTCCCGGCACCGCACCGCCCGCTGGTTGCTGGCCGCGCAGGTGCTCGGGTACGGGGCCGGGGCGGCCGGCTGGGTCACCGGTCGGCCCGCCCTCGGCGCTCCGACGCAGTTCCTGCTGACGAACGCGGCCGCCGTCCGCGGCGCGGTCCGGCTGGCTGCTCGGCGGCAGCCGACGGTGTGGCGCCGGGCCGCGCGCGGTCCCTGGGTACCGGCGGCTCCTGCGCCGGCAACCTCAGGGAAGCCACTGCAGGAGCCCCCGGAGGAGCGCACGAGAGAGCTGGTGGCCTAG
- a CDS encoding oligosaccharide flippase family protein: MADTAAPPAGQTSLSAGRAARTVGWAVVSLAGSKLVVFVTTLAMARLLVPEQFGVVAAGLTLIALVETGLDLGVGAAVVYEQETGVSERIRTAFTLNLLVAAVLTVTAVTSAPLVAALFGVPDDVLLLQVLFGYLLLRGAGQVPDAVLRRDLRFKRRAVVEISRAGVRAVVSIGLAVGGAGAWSLVGGLLAGELVGTVATWWAIRFVPRLRIDRSVAATLLRFGGAVLAIRLLTAVGENADYVVVGNRLGPEDLGLYLLAVRVPELFLANIYWIVSSVAFSLFSRVRAVHAEEFGSVVLRALRLITVPAFAAAAGLVVVAEDLTGVLLGDTWAGAAGPMALIALAMGVSAIAYASGDVFPAIGRPGVLARVLVPVVLLRVLALLAAAPHGLVAIAGAQLVVSVVNAVVRLVLVHRLVRLSGRALLGALVPGAVTATGALLGAVPVTSLMAPGPGRLAATVVAGAGTAVLLLRLLAPAALDDIVGVVRSATSRQAVR; this comes from the coding sequence GTGGCTGACACCGCCGCGCCGCCGGCCGGGCAGACGTCGCTCAGCGCCGGGCGGGCCGCTCGCACCGTCGGCTGGGCGGTGGTGTCCCTGGCCGGCAGCAAGCTCGTCGTCTTCGTCACCACGCTGGCGATGGCCCGGCTGCTCGTGCCCGAGCAGTTCGGGGTGGTGGCCGCCGGACTGACCCTCATCGCCCTGGTCGAGACCGGTCTCGACCTCGGGGTCGGTGCGGCCGTCGTCTACGAGCAGGAGACCGGGGTCAGCGAGCGGATCCGGACGGCGTTCACCCTCAACCTTCTGGTCGCGGCCGTGCTCACCGTCACCGCGGTCACCTCGGCCCCGCTCGTCGCCGCGCTGTTCGGCGTCCCGGACGACGTGCTGCTCCTGCAGGTGCTGTTCGGCTACCTGCTGCTGCGCGGCGCCGGACAGGTGCCCGACGCCGTGCTGCGCCGGGACCTGCGGTTCAAGCGCCGGGCGGTCGTCGAGATCTCCCGGGCCGGGGTGCGGGCCGTCGTGTCGATCGGGCTCGCGGTGGGCGGGGCGGGGGCGTGGTCGCTGGTGGGTGGTCTGCTCGCCGGGGAGCTCGTCGGCACGGTGGCGACGTGGTGGGCCATCCGGTTCGTGCCGCGGCTCAGGATCGACCGGTCCGTGGCGGCCACCCTGCTTCGGTTCGGCGGCGCCGTCCTGGCCATCCGGCTGCTGACCGCGGTCGGCGAGAACGCCGACTACGTGGTCGTCGGCAACCGCCTGGGTCCCGAGGACCTCGGGCTGTACCTGCTCGCCGTCCGCGTCCCCGAGCTCTTCCTCGCGAACATCTACTGGATCGTCTCCAGCGTGGCGTTCTCGCTGTTCTCCCGGGTGCGTGCGGTGCACGCCGAGGAGTTCGGCTCCGTCGTCCTGCGCGCCCTGCGGCTCATCACCGTGCCGGCGTTCGCCGCGGCGGCCGGCCTGGTCGTCGTCGCCGAGGACCTCACCGGCGTGCTGCTCGGCGACACCTGGGCCGGCGCGGCCGGGCCGATGGCGCTGATCGCCCTCGCGATGGGCGTGTCTGCGATCGCCTACGCCTCCGGCGACGTGTTCCCCGCCATCGGCCGGCCCGGTGTGCTGGCCCGGGTGCTCGTGCCGGTGGTGCTGCTGCGCGTCCTGGCCCTGCTCGCCGCGGCCCCCCACGGCCTGGTGGCGATCGCGGGCGCCCAGCTCGTCGTGAGCGTGGTCAACGCGGTGGTCCGGCTCGTCCTCGTGCACCGGCTCGTCCGGCTCTCCGGCCGGGCGCTGCTGGGCGCGCTGGTCCCCGGAGCCGTCACGGCGACCGGTGCCCTGCTCGGGGCGGTACCGGTCACCAGCCTGATGGCACCCGGGCCGGGCCGGCTCGCGGCCACCGTGGTCGCCGGCGCGGGCACGGCGGTGCTGCTGCTGCGCCTGCTCGCACCGGCCGCGCTGGACGACATCGTCGGGGTGGTCCGGTCGGCGACGTCCCGGCAGGCGGTCCGGTGA
- a CDS encoding sugar transferase, with protein sequence MESTTGPGHDLPVQQADVEQAGVPDVATPRTTQVPAPRRSPAPTSAPATGSRPGWFTRRPLAPRPPWQGHFTPWWPALLVAVDVLAVAGAAVVVEEVSRRVLTMGALTIALFAVGGLYRNRLTPSVLDDVAGLVGRALIAGAVVTGLGAFLDGWAGRATLLAAGAMAALATLGRAVVYAFLRAARRRGRVTHRTLVLGGGELAGQLATTFLEHPETGLLPVGFLDDDPLLPAERRPVPHLGRSSDLVDVIIDQRIDEVVVAYASIREAQLVDLLRACDRLACEILLVPRLYELSPTTRDMETVWGTPLVRIRRAPFRTQMWRLKRVLDVAASAAALVVLAPLLAAVALAVRVGIGSPVLFRQERVGLDGRCFVLLKFCSLRPAGQTESAQRWNISHDDRLTPVGRFIRRTSLDELPQLWNVLRGDMSLVGPRPERPYFVEEFARRFPLYMARHRVPAGLTGAAQVAGLRGDTSIMDRARFDNYYVENWSLWNDCKLLLRTAGQVVRGAGG encoded by the coding sequence ATGGAGAGCACCACGGGGCCGGGGCATGACCTCCCGGTACAGCAGGCGGACGTCGAGCAGGCGGGCGTCCCGGACGTCGCCACCCCCCGGACGACGCAGGTGCCCGCGCCTCGCCGGTCCCCGGCGCCGACGTCGGCACCGGCCACCGGGAGCCGTCCCGGCTGGTTCACCCGCCGACCGCTGGCCCCTCGCCCGCCCTGGCAGGGGCACTTCACCCCGTGGTGGCCCGCGCTGCTCGTCGCCGTGGACGTGCTGGCGGTCGCCGGGGCGGCGGTCGTCGTCGAGGAGGTCTCCCGTCGGGTGCTGACGATGGGCGCCCTGACGATCGCCCTGTTCGCCGTCGGTGGGCTCTACCGCAACCGGCTCACCCCGTCCGTCCTCGACGACGTCGCCGGTCTCGTCGGCCGGGCCCTCATCGCCGGCGCGGTGGTCACCGGCCTCGGCGCCTTCCTCGACGGGTGGGCCGGCCGGGCCACGCTGCTCGCCGCGGGGGCGATGGCGGCCCTCGCCACCCTCGGGCGAGCCGTCGTCTACGCGTTCCTGCGGGCGGCGCGGCGTCGCGGCCGGGTCACCCACCGCACCCTCGTGCTCGGCGGCGGCGAGCTCGCCGGGCAGCTCGCCACCACGTTCCTCGAGCACCCCGAGACCGGCCTGCTGCCGGTCGGGTTCCTCGACGACGACCCGCTGCTGCCGGCCGAGCGACGTCCGGTCCCGCACCTGGGACGCAGCAGTGACCTCGTCGACGTCATCATCGACCAGCGGATCGACGAGGTCGTGGTCGCCTACGCGTCCATCCGCGAGGCCCAGCTGGTGGACCTGCTGCGCGCCTGCGACCGGCTCGCCTGCGAGATCCTCCTCGTCCCCCGGCTCTACGAGCTGAGCCCCACCACCCGCGACATGGAGACAGTCTGGGGCACTCCGCTGGTGCGCATCCGGCGGGCGCCGTTCCGCACCCAGATGTGGCGCCTCAAGCGGGTCCTCGACGTCGCCGCCTCGGCGGCAGCGCTCGTCGTCCTGGCGCCGCTGCTCGCCGCCGTCGCGCTCGCCGTCCGGGTCGGGATCGGGTCCCCCGTGCTGTTCCGCCAGGAGCGGGTAGGGCTGGACGGCCGCTGCTTCGTGCTGCTGAAGTTCTGCTCCCTGCGTCCGGCCGGCCAGACCGAGTCGGCCCAGCGCTGGAACATCAGCCACGACGACCGGCTGACGCCCGTCGGCCGGTTCATCCGGCGCACCAGCCTCGACGAGCTGCCCCAGCTGTGGAACGTGCTGCGCGGTGACATGAGCCTGGTCGGGCCACGGCCCGAACGGCCGTACTTCGTCGAGGAGTTCGCCCGCCGCTTCCCGCTCTACATGGCCCGCCACCGGGTGCCGGCGGGCCTGACCGGGGCGGCGCAGGTGGCCGGTCTGCGCGGTGACACCTCGATCATGGACCGGGCCCGGTTCGACAACTACTACGTGGAGAACTGGTCGCTCTGGAACGACTGCAAGCTCCTGCTGCGCACCGCCGGCCAGGTGGTCCGCGGTGCCGGTGGCTGA
- a CDS encoding O-antigen ligase family protein produces MADLLTSPVLAVLVLLLLTAAATVAVLRPRVLLAGYAVAVVTNASTVVGPLGPLSIQVLLIGLLLAAVLVGWLRGRLRPRWSVVYLLLVVYAAVRLLSLVSALDTAVSTAALVEELKHVVPFLAAAVLMSSTGRASATIRTTAMAAVGAAALLAGLSLLRETLLPGADFGGFVNVPVGADVGSATERHSGPESDPNFWSRHLVLLLPVALALATDRRLGAWRHAWWVAALLMAGGQYLTQSRGGLLATMLAAAVWLVLSGASSRRLMVGALTAVVLVVAFPGTSTRLATLTMVEPGTPSRTDQSLVDRATVQQIALRMAADHPATGVGVGGFVAAQPEYRRLTETPLSQPLAPHNIYLEMLAESGVAGLAGWLVLIGGTLVVSADTARRRRRLGLPAPRAPDHLARGVTAGLFGWAVSSLFLHLAGFSVLLLVVAMVVAADVRTRELDASGFRVVRGPGLAVLTRRVARASGVGVLAAAVAATVLVVASGERWAATTTGVIVGGPAGETAYTRDVLSRPQVIATFNALASRPGLLHQAAERTGIDPALAAQATVSARHRFGSDVIELTTTHQDPVTASRLASAAGRQLLQDVAFSQDLYRYAIRTSEPELQRTTTRPVGLAVACAASVLAAGLGGRRLLTLTRPLARRSPRRTCASPPASPAPGRT; encoded by the coding sequence GTGGCTGACCTCCTCACCAGCCCCGTGCTGGCCGTGCTGGTTCTGCTCCTGCTGACCGCGGCTGCGACGGTCGCCGTGCTGCGCCCGCGCGTCCTGCTCGCCGGCTACGCGGTGGCGGTCGTGACAAACGCCAGCACGGTCGTCGGCCCGCTCGGTCCGCTGAGCATCCAGGTCCTGCTCATCGGGCTGCTGCTGGCGGCCGTCCTCGTCGGCTGGTTGCGCGGCCGACTGCGACCCCGCTGGTCGGTGGTCTACCTGCTGCTCGTCGTCTACGCCGCGGTCCGGCTGCTGTCCCTGGTCTCGGCGCTCGACACCGCGGTGTCGACGGCGGCGCTGGTCGAGGAGCTCAAGCACGTCGTGCCGTTCCTGGCCGCCGCCGTGCTGATGTCCTCCACCGGGCGCGCGTCAGCCACGATCCGCACGACCGCGATGGCCGCGGTCGGGGCCGCGGCGCTGCTGGCCGGTCTCAGCCTGCTGCGGGAGACGCTGCTGCCGGGGGCGGACTTCGGCGGATTCGTCAACGTCCCGGTCGGCGCGGACGTCGGCTCGGCCACCGAGCGGCACTCCGGCCCGGAGTCGGACCCCAACTTCTGGTCCCGGCACCTCGTCCTGCTGCTGCCGGTGGCGCTGGCGCTGGCCACCGACCGGCGCCTCGGCGCGTGGCGGCACGCCTGGTGGGTGGCCGCGCTGCTGATGGCGGGCGGGCAGTACCTGACCCAGTCCCGCGGCGGCCTGCTGGCCACGATGCTGGCTGCCGCGGTGTGGCTGGTCCTGTCCGGGGCGTCGTCCCGGCGACTCATGGTCGGGGCGCTGACCGCCGTCGTGCTCGTCGTCGCCTTCCCCGGCACGAGCACCCGGCTGGCGACCCTGACCATGGTCGAGCCGGGTACGCCGAGTCGCACCGACCAGTCGCTGGTGGACCGGGCGACCGTGCAGCAGATCGCGCTGCGGATGGCGGCGGACCACCCGGCGACCGGCGTCGGGGTTGGCGGGTTCGTGGCAGCGCAGCCGGAGTACCGCCGACTGACAGAGACGCCGCTGTCCCAGCCGCTGGCCCCGCACAACATCTACCTCGAGATGCTGGCCGAGAGCGGGGTGGCCGGGCTCGCCGGCTGGCTCGTCCTCATCGGCGGGACCCTGGTCGTCTCGGCCGACACCGCCCGGCGGCGCCGGCGCCTCGGGTTGCCGGCGCCCCGGGCGCCGGACCACCTCGCCCGGGGCGTCACCGCGGGGCTGTTCGGGTGGGCGGTGTCCTCGCTGTTCCTGCACCTGGCCGGGTTCTCCGTGCTGCTGCTCGTCGTGGCGATGGTCGTCGCCGCCGACGTGCGGACGCGGGAGCTCGACGCCTCCGGCTTCCGCGTGGTCCGCGGCCCGGGGCTGGCCGTCCTCACCCGGCGAGTCGCGCGGGCCTCGGGCGTCGGCGTGCTCGCGGCCGCGGTCGCCGCCACCGTGCTCGTCGTGGCCAGCGGCGAACGGTGGGCCGCGACGACGACCGGGGTCATCGTCGGCGGTCCCGCGGGTGAGACCGCGTACACCCGGGACGTGCTGTCCCGCCCGCAGGTGATCGCGACGTTCAACGCGCTGGCGTCCCGCCCCGGGCTGCTGCACCAGGCGGCCGAACGGACCGGGATCGACCCGGCCCTGGCGGCTCAGGCCACGGTGTCCGCGCGCCACCGCTTCGGCAGCGACGTCATCGAGCTGACGACGACGCACCAGGACCCGGTGACCGCGAGCCGGCTCGCCTCGGCGGCGGGTCGCCAGCTGCTGCAGGACGTGGCGTTCAGCCAGGACCTCTACCGGTACGCGATACGCACCAGCGAGCCGGAGCTGCAGCGCACGACGACCCGTCCGGTGGGCCTCGCCGTGGCCTGCGCCGCCAGCGTGCTGGCCGCCGGCCTCGGTGGGCGCCGGCTGCTCACCCTGACGAGGCCGCTCGCTCGGCGATCGCCTCGGCGCACCTGCGCGTCCCCACCGGCGTCCCCGGCGCCAGGTCGTACGTGA
- a CDS encoding isocitrate/isopropylmalate dehydrogenase family protein: MGHLVTLVPGDGIGPEVTAAALLVLDAVGADIDWDTRHLGSSALDRGETSAVPAGTVESARRTGCVLKGPVSTPRDGGFRSPNTGLRRELGLFVQLRPVRAVPVAGGSAPPLDVVVVRQTGEDLYAGWELAPGSPAAVEALRAAGADDVSASGVSLKAFSPAAVRRTAEFALRWAQAHGRRRVTVVHKATVMRETDGLFLRVCRQVAAERPGAGTTGGVELDDALVDNACAQLVRRPAAFDVLLTGMLYGDVLSDLAAAVAGGVGLAPGAAYGPDAAVFEAAHGSAPRHAGQDRANPVGLIRSAALMLRHLGDGERAARVESAVDAVLAEGRDLTYDLAPGTPVGTRRCAEAIAERAASSG, from the coding sequence ATGGGCCACCTCGTCACCCTCGTCCCCGGCGACGGGATCGGCCCCGAGGTGACCGCTGCCGCCCTTCTCGTCCTGGACGCCGTCGGCGCCGACATCGACTGGGACACAAGGCATCTCGGCAGCAGTGCTCTGGACCGTGGCGAGACCTCCGCCGTCCCGGCCGGCACCGTGGAGTCGGCTCGGCGGACGGGCTGCGTGCTGAAGGGGCCGGTGTCGACTCCCCGTGACGGCGGCTTCCGCTCACCGAACACGGGTCTGCGCCGCGAGCTCGGGCTGTTCGTCCAGCTCCGCCCGGTACGGGCGGTGCCGGTCGCCGGCGGAAGCGCCCCACCGCTCGACGTCGTCGTCGTCCGGCAGACCGGTGAGGACCTCTACGCCGGCTGGGAGCTGGCGCCCGGCTCACCCGCCGCGGTCGAGGCGCTGCGCGCCGCCGGCGCCGACGACGTCTCGGCGTCCGGAGTGTCGCTCAAGGCGTTCAGCCCGGCCGCCGTCCGTCGCACCGCTGAGTTCGCTCTGCGGTGGGCGCAGGCGCACGGGCGGCGCCGGGTCACGGTCGTCCACAAGGCGACGGTGATGCGGGAGACCGACGGGCTGTTCCTGCGGGTGTGCCGGCAGGTCGCCGCGGAACGGCCCGGCGCCGGGACCACTGGCGGGGTCGAGCTCGACGACGCCCTCGTCGACAACGCGTGCGCCCAGCTGGTCCGCCGACCGGCCGCCTTCGACGTCCTGCTCACCGGGATGCTGTACGGGGACGTGCTCAGCGACCTGGCGGCCGCCGTCGCCGGGGGGGTGGGCCTGGCCCCCGGAGCCGCCTACGGCCCGGACGCCGCGGTGTTCGAGGCCGCGCACGGCTCGGCACCCCGCCACGCGGGCCAGGACCGGGCGAACCCGGTGGGTCTGATCCGTTCGGCCGCCCTCATGCTGCGTCACCTGGGGGACGGCGAGCGCGCGGCCCGGGTCGAGTCCGCGGTCGACGCCGTGCTCGCCGAGGGCCGCGACCTCACGTACGACCTGGCGCCGGGGACGCCGGTGGGGACGCGCAGGTGCGCCGAGGCGATCGCCGAGCGAGCGGCCTCGTCAGGGTGA
- a CDS encoding glycosyltransferase, producing MRVLVVIDSLRVGGAENLLVHLAGPARQAGLDVDVVSLGPPDGPQASLAGALSRAGLPPRFLGARRLADPAAAYRLAVEVRRSGCDVVHAHLEHASVLAPVAGRLAGRPVVCTFHQLAGGLTGSEAVKERLAVACAGTTRATVFVSEACRRSFAQRYRPRANWTVLPNGVDLGVFADPAPRPLPAGLGVPARARVVTVVAALRPPKGHRVLLEAWPAVRRRAPDAHLLVVGDGDAGPALRRQAGELGLRDAVTFAGARDDVPALLAGSDLVVLPTFTEALPTVLAEAGAAGRAVVASAVGGVPEVVLDGVTGVLVPPGDPVALAAAVSDLLTDPARAAAMGAAARRRVQERFGTGTWLAGLLQLYQEAAGHRPADAGGPPSHDASTRSRSHGSRASRS from the coding sequence GTGAGGGTGCTCGTCGTCATCGACTCGCTGCGGGTCGGCGGTGCCGAGAACCTGCTCGTGCACCTGGCCGGGCCGGCCCGCCAGGCCGGGCTGGACGTCGACGTGGTGTCCCTGGGGCCGCCGGACGGGCCTCAGGCGTCCCTGGCCGGTGCGCTGTCGCGGGCCGGTCTGCCGCCACGGTTCCTCGGGGCACGCAGGCTCGCCGACCCCGCCGCCGCGTACCGGCTCGCCGTCGAGGTGCGTCGGTCCGGCTGCGACGTCGTGCACGCCCACCTCGAGCACGCGTCCGTGCTCGCGCCGGTAGCCGGGCGGCTCGCCGGTCGTCCCGTCGTGTGCACCTTTCACCAGCTCGCCGGAGGACTCACCGGCTCCGAGGCGGTCAAGGAGCGGCTCGCCGTCGCCTGCGCCGGGACGACGCGAGCCACCGTGTTCGTGTCCGAGGCGTGCCGCCGGTCCTTCGCCCAGCGGTACCGGCCCCGGGCCAACTGGACGGTGCTGCCCAACGGTGTCGACCTGGGCGTGTTCGCCGACCCGGCACCGCGGCCGCTGCCGGCGGGCCTGGGTGTGCCGGCCCGGGCCCGGGTGGTGACCGTCGTCGCGGCGCTGCGACCACCCAAGGGGCACCGGGTCCTGCTCGAGGCGTGGCCGGCGGTGCGCCGCCGGGCCCCGGACGCGCACCTGCTCGTCGTCGGGGACGGGGACGCCGGGCCCGCGCTGCGCCGGCAGGCCGGCGAGCTCGGCCTGCGCGACGCGGTGACGTTCGCCGGTGCCCGCGACGACGTCCCCGCGCTGCTCGCCGGCAGTGACCTCGTCGTCCTGCCCACGTTCACCGAGGCCCTGCCGACGGTCCTGGCCGAGGCCGGCGCCGCCGGCCGGGCGGTGGTGGCCAGCGCGGTGGGCGGCGTGCCAGAGGTGGTGCTCGACGGGGTGACCGGCGTCCTCGTCCCGCCCGGCGACCCGGTCGCGCTCGCCGCGGCCGTCAGCGACCTGCTGACGGACCCTGCGCGGGCCGCGGCGATGGGGGCCGCCGCGCGCCGGCGGGTGCAGGAGCGGTTCGGGACCGGGACGTGGCTGGCCGGCCTGCTGCAGCTGTACCAGGAGGCCGCAGGTCACCGGCCCGCGGACGCCGGAGGGCCGCCGTCCCACGACGCCAGCACGCGCAGCCGGTCCCACGGCAGCCGGGCGAGCCGGTCGTAG
- a CDS encoding glycosyltransferase family 4 protein produces MRFLLVEHSPAGGLFQWTLQLADALARLGHEVELLTGRGPELAARHPGVRMLPVLPTWHPSAGAALPAPLRRVRRVWRAVRHVEAWRRVVRHVRRTRPDVVQLSEWRFPVDAWAALAVGRAVRAGGRPGLLGDVAHTPVPFTEDGDGGLYKSGGLLLRSLRRAYAGTDVVLVLGERSREGFVAAFPDAGQPVVVPHGDEGIYAGEDPGPAATGEYLLFFGALARYKGLDLLLDAVDLVVARRPGTRVVVAGPCVDVDLDALRRRCATVPGVELRAGYVPVADVPALVAGARALVTPYLVANASGVVHLAHTLRRPVVTTDVGDLAAAVGHGRSGVVCPPGDSAALAAGMLRLLEDPATATDLGDAGYAATGDGSAWDDVAGRVAAAYLARQRPGAVDVAR; encoded by the coding sequence GTGAGGTTCCTGCTCGTCGAGCACAGTCCGGCCGGCGGCCTGTTCCAGTGGACGCTGCAGCTGGCCGACGCCTTGGCACGCCTCGGCCACGAGGTCGAGCTCCTCACCGGTCGCGGGCCGGAGCTGGCCGCTCGTCATCCCGGCGTCCGGATGCTGCCCGTGCTCCCGACCTGGCACCCGAGCGCGGGTGCCGCGCTCCCGGCGCCGCTGCGCCGGGTGCGCCGGGTCTGGCGCGCTGTGCGGCACGTCGAGGCGTGGCGGCGCGTCGTCCGGCACGTCCGGCGGACCCGGCCGGACGTCGTCCAGCTCTCCGAGTGGCGCTTTCCCGTCGACGCGTGGGCGGCGCTGGCCGTGGGGCGGGCGGTGCGCGCCGGCGGCCGACCGGGCCTGCTCGGCGACGTGGCGCACACCCCGGTCCCGTTCACCGAGGACGGTGACGGCGGGCTGTACAAGTCCGGGGGGCTGCTGCTGCGGTCGCTGCGGCGCGCCTACGCGGGCACCGACGTCGTCCTCGTCCTCGGCGAGCGCTCGCGGGAGGGGTTCGTCGCCGCCTTCCCCGACGCCGGGCAGCCCGTCGTCGTGCCGCACGGCGACGAGGGCATCTACGCCGGGGAGGACCCCGGCCCGGCGGCGACCGGGGAGTACCTGCTGTTCTTCGGCGCCCTGGCCAGGTACAAGGGGCTGGACCTGCTGCTGGACGCCGTCGACCTCGTCGTCGCCCGGCGTCCGGGCACGCGGGTCGTCGTCGCCGGGCCGTGCGTCGACGTCGACCTCGACGCGCTGCGTCGCCGGTGCGCCACGGTTCCCGGTGTCGAGCTGCGGGCCGGGTACGTGCCCGTCGCGGACGTGCCCGCGCTCGTGGCCGGCGCCCGGGCCCTGGTCACTCCCTACCTCGTCGCGAACGCCAGCGGGGTGGTGCACCTGGCGCACACCCTGCGGCGTCCGGTGGTGACCACGGACGTCGGGGACCTGGCCGCCGCCGTCGGCCACGGACGCTCCGGCGTGGTCTGCCCGCCGGGAGACTCGGCCGCCCTGGCCGCCGGGATGCTGCGGCTGCTCGAGGACCCGGCCACGGCGACCGACCTCGGGGACGCCGGGTACGCCGCCACCGGGGACGGGTCGGCCTGGGACGACGTCGCCGGCCGGGTCGCCGCCGCCTACCTGGCCCGGCAGCGGCCCGGCGCCGTGGACGTGGCTCGGTGA
- a CDS encoding RraA family protein, which yields MAQTAARRPRSAEMNPGPGFRLRRSDDRPGEVFVDAFRAYPTPDVSDMMNRLYTMCVAIQPMTDPRLSVVGPACTVKVFPGDNLMVHKALDVARPGDVLVVDASGSTMTAVLGDLVCTKARHRGIAGVVVDGLIRDLPGIAALGDFPVFARGVTPIGPLHRGPGEINYPVSCGGIVVHPGDLVVADANGVVVVPLENVKEVHDRLEGRRRDDAAYAASVARGAFSNGWVDDVLDAGGLTVDAL from the coding sequence GTGGCCCAGACAGCAGCGCGCAGGCCCCGTTCGGCGGAGATGAACCCAGGTCCGGGGTTTCGGTTGCGCCGGTCCGACGACCGCCCCGGGGAGGTGTTCGTCGACGCGTTCCGCGCCTACCCCACCCCCGACGTGTCGGACATGATGAACCGCCTGTACACGATGTGCGTGGCGATCCAGCCGATGACCGACCCCCGACTGTCCGTGGTGGGACCGGCGTGCACGGTCAAGGTCTTCCCCGGCGACAACCTCATGGTGCACAAGGCGCTCGACGTCGCCCGCCCGGGCGACGTCCTCGTCGTCGACGCCAGCGGGTCGACCATGACCGCCGTCCTGGGCGACCTGGTGTGCACGAAGGCCCGCCACCGTGGGATCGCGGGCGTCGTGGTCGACGGGCTGATCCGGGACCTGCCCGGCATCGCCGCGCTCGGCGACTTCCCGGTCTTCGCTCGCGGGGTGACCCCGATCGGGCCGCTGCACCGCGGCCCCGGGGAGATCAACTACCCGGTGAGCTGCGGCGGGATCGTCGTGCACCCGGGCGACCTCGTCGTCGCGGACGCCAACGGCGTGGTCGTCGTCCCGCTGGAGAACGTCAAGGAGGTGCACGACCGGCTCGAGGGCCGGCGCCGGGACGACGCGGCGTACGCGGCCTCGGTGGCCCGGGGCGCGTTCTCGAACGGCTGGGTCGACGACGTGCTGGACGCCGGTGGGCTCACCGTCGATGCGCTCTGA